One genomic segment of Petrotoga olearia DSM 13574 includes these proteins:
- a CDS encoding MFS transporter translates to MTFDSLIEKVVSQSQRNYLLLITSLGWAVVAAYVMITSFTLPLLIQEWNLSNIFASTIASSTFVGMFIGTLSAGIISDYFGRKKSAMFLLFMGSFFSILSGFIGSPTLFIIFRILSGIGFGGSMPVLNAYLTEFLNVSIRGKYLVYLESSWAIGSIFIAIIHMFIARNFTWRLDYIFLGAGFIPFLLLFTVPESPKYLLIREKKEEFEKLFNYNIQEKITLPKKEKVTINALFKKGYLVRSLNILLLWFTMSFGYYGIFVWVKGILAQKGVDVVLTDWYTFYMFLAQLPGYLLAAYLIEKIGRRKSVLLFALGTAISFVIFANVSSNILVLIFSLVVSIFFMGEWGLTYAYTPELYPTPMRGTANGVSGALTRFSGFIAPFYTSYFLERGNINIGLIGIAILFMLTGILNFIFLPETMKKEVD, encoded by the coding sequence ATGACTTTTGATTCTTTAATAGAAAAAGTAGTTTCCCAATCTCAAAGAAATTATTTACTACTTATTACTTCTTTAGGATGGGCTGTTGTAGCTGCTTATGTTATGATAACCTCTTTTACTCTTCCTCTGCTTATACAAGAGTGGAACTTATCCAACATTTTTGCTTCAACGATTGCTAGTTCCACTTTTGTAGGGATGTTTATAGGCACTTTAAGCGCTGGAATCATCTCAGATTACTTTGGTAGAAAGAAGTCTGCAATGTTTCTGTTGTTTATGGGAAGTTTTTTCAGTATTCTTAGTGGTTTTATAGGTTCTCCAACTCTTTTCATTATTTTTAGGATTTTATCTGGTATTGGTTTTGGGGGCTCAATGCCTGTTTTAAACGCTTATTTAACAGAATTTTTGAATGTTTCAATCAGAGGCAAATACCTAGTTTATTTAGAGAGTAGCTGGGCAATTGGAAGCATATTCATCGCTATTATCCATATGTTTATTGCCAGGAATTTTACTTGGAGATTGGATTACATATTTCTGGGGGCTGGATTTATTCCCTTTTTGCTTTTATTTACCGTCCCTGAATCTCCAAAGTACTTGTTAATAAGAGAGAAAAAAGAGGAGTTTGAAAAACTTTTTAATTACAACATTCAAGAAAAAATTACTTTACCTAAGAAAGAAAAAGTTACGATTAATGCCCTTTTTAAAAAAGGGTATTTAGTTAGAAGTCTGAATATTCTTCTCTTATGGTTCACTATGAGTTTTGGATATTATGGTATTTTTGTTTGGGTAAAAGGGATTTTAGCCCAAAAGGGCGTGGATGTTGTTTTAACAGATTGGTACACGTTTTACATGTTTTTAGCACAGTTGCCTGGATATTTATTGGCTGCGTATCTTATTGAGAAGATTGGAAGAAGGAAAAGTGTTTTATTGTTTGCTTTAGGAACGGCAATTTCTTTTGTTATATTTGCCAACGTTTCTTCAAATATATTAGTGTTGATTTTTAGTTTAGTGGTTTCCATTTTTTTCATGGGTGAGTGGGGGTTGACATATGCTTATACTCCCGAACTTTATCCAACTCCTATGAGAGGAACGGCTAATGGTGTATCAGGTGCGTTAACTAGGTTCTCCGGTTTCATAGCACCTTTTTATACTTCATATTTTCTTGAAAGAGGCAACATAAATATTGGATTGATAGGAATTGCAATCCTTTTCATGTTGACAGGGATACTGAATTTTATCTTTCTACCCGAAACTATGAAAAAAGAGGTTGATTGA
- the ylqF gene encoding ribosome biogenesis GTPase YlqF has protein sequence MWYPGHIEKTKSLIKKHLKLVNAVVEILDSRAPYVSRAYEEDQLFRNKKRIIILNKKDLCDMKKTKLWEKFYKEKGEDVFSLSLNEFNVKDFFLNYIYPIVPQKFNEKTLMIVGIPNVGKSTFINRLKGKKSAAVGNKPGITRGLQWITVSKDLKILDTPGVLYPKLFRKDLVNKLILIGSLKAEDSEMDEALFYLFDFLKREYTTILDSVLEEWEHCENAIEFIEKFCMKRNFLKKGGVPDYERGRNIFLKEISDGKYGGITYEIPSDID, from the coding sequence ATGTGGTATCCGGGGCATATAGAAAAAACCAAATCTTTGATAAAAAAGCATTTAAAACTTGTCAACGCGGTAGTAGAAATTCTCGATTCAAGGGCTCCCTACGTCAGCAGGGCATATGAAGAAGACCAACTTTTTAGGAACAAAAAAAGAATAATTATTCTGAATAAAAAAGACCTTTGCGACATGAAAAAAACTAAGTTATGGGAAAAGTTTTATAAAGAGAAAGGTGAGGATGTTTTTTCACTAAGTCTCAACGAATTCAATGTGAAAGACTTTTTTTTAAACTACATTTATCCCATCGTCCCTCAAAAGTTCAATGAAAAAACTCTTATGATAGTTGGTATACCAAATGTTGGTAAGTCTACTTTCATAAACCGTTTAAAAGGCAAAAAGTCTGCAGCAGTCGGCAATAAACCTGGAATAACAAGGGGTTTACAGTGGATAACGGTATCCAAAGACTTAAAAATTCTTGATACACCAGGTGTACTATATCCAAAACTTTTCAGAAAAGATCTTGTGAACAAATTAATTCTAATTGGCTCTCTAAAAGCAGAAGATTCGGAAATGGACGAAGCACTCTTCTATCTTTTTGACTTTTTGAAACGAGAGTATACTACTATTTTGGATTCAGTTTTAGAAGAATGGGAACACTGTGAAAATGCAATTGAATTCATTGAAAAATTTTGTATGAAGAGAAATTTTCTAAAAAAAGGTGGGGTTCCAGATTACGAAAGGGGAAGAAATATCTTTCTAAAAGAAATATCCGATGGGAAATATGGGGGGATAACCTATGAGATTCCTTCTGATATTGATTGA
- the pduL gene encoding phosphate propanoyltransferase, producing the protein MQLKEPGIVVGVSNRHVHLSQEDLEKLFGKGYELTPLRPLGQPGQYASEECVDLIGPKGAFQKVRILGPVRKESQVEISRTDSFKLGVNPPVRDSGDIEGTPGITIKGPVGEIELKKGVIIAKRHIHMLPKDAEHYGVKDKDLVSVYCDKEGRRLVFQDVLVRVSEKFALEFHVDIDEANAALLNNGDYVKIIEKF; encoded by the coding sequence TTGCAATTGAAAGAACCTGGAATCGTTGTTGGAGTATCAAATAGACATGTACATTTATCACAAGAGGATCTGGAAAAGTTGTTTGGTAAAGGTTATGAACTAACTCCTTTAAGACCATTGGGGCAACCCGGTCAATACGCATCTGAAGAATGTGTAGATTTGATAGGACCAAAGGGAGCTTTCCAAAAAGTGAGAATATTAGGGCCGGTGAGAAAGGAGTCACAAGTCGAAATCTCTAGAACCGACTCTTTTAAACTGGGAGTAAACCCTCCTGTTAGAGACTCAGGAGATATAGAGGGAACACCAGGGATTACAATAAAAGGACCTGTCGGTGAAATAGAATTAAAGAAAGGTGTAATTATTGCCAAAAGGCACATACATATGCTCCCAAAGGATGCTGAACATTATGGCGTTAAAGATAAAGACTTAGTTTCAGTATATTGTGACAAAGAAGGAAGAAGGCTTGTTTTTCAAGATGTTTTGGTAAGAGTTAGTGAAAAATTTGCATTAGAATTTCATGTTGATATTGACGAAGCTAATGCAGCTTTGCTCAACAACGGAGATTATGTCAAAATTATAGAAAAATTCTAA
- the yqeH gene encoding ribosome biogenesis GTPase YqeH, whose protein sequence is MESIILMKCEGCGVEIQTENPKKPGYIPESVLKEKVENNESVVCQRCFKLKHYNYLLPVTINSNFSHEIDTILKDFKTVLWVVDVIDFDGTFRKEIAEKLKRKNIFLIVNKIDLLPKRTPYENLKKWLLLRIKEMGLNIQDDHVRMVSVKTGMGIEKTKKLLLQTEKEKVLVVGVTNVGKSSFLNRLAGGEITVSAYSGTTLKVLKAKLPNTNLQLFDTPGIFTQDRLCDFFDIYTQVKMIPSKKIRNKTFTVKEKNVLFISGLFWLKVLKNGVNNLPPIITVFLPEEISAHRAKEERINDLLHNRKVLFPPYDENFDFNQIEFEREIVQIDKGNDIALPGAGWLSVKRGPLIVEISKPKEFRYVVRKSMK, encoded by the coding sequence ATGGAGTCGATAATTCTTATGAAATGTGAAGGCTGTGGTGTAGAGATACAAACAGAAAACCCTAAAAAACCAGGGTATATACCTGAAAGTGTGCTAAAAGAAAAAGTAGAAAATAATGAATCTGTAGTCTGTCAAAGATGCTTTAAGTTAAAGCATTATAATTATTTGTTGCCTGTGACAATAAATTCCAATTTTTCCCATGAAATTGACACGATTTTGAAGGATTTCAAAACAGTTTTGTGGGTAGTCGATGTAATAGATTTCGACGGCACATTTAGAAAAGAGATTGCTGAAAAATTAAAAAGGAAAAATATTTTTCTAATAGTTAATAAAATAGATCTTCTACCAAAAAGAACACCATACGAAAATTTAAAAAAGTGGTTACTTTTGAGAATAAAAGAAATGGGTTTAAATATACAAGATGATCATGTAAGAATGGTCAGCGTTAAAACAGGTATGGGAATCGAAAAAACAAAAAAACTGCTTTTACAAACAGAGAAAGAAAAGGTTTTAGTAGTAGGTGTAACCAATGTAGGTAAATCATCTTTTTTAAACAGACTTGCGGGGGGAGAAATAACTGTAAGTGCATATTCCGGAACTACTTTAAAGGTTTTAAAAGCAAAATTACCTAACACAAACTTACAATTGTTCGATACACCGGGCATTTTCACCCAAGACAGGTTATGCGATTTTTTTGATATTTATACTCAGGTTAAGATGATTCCTTCTAAAAAGATTAGGAATAAAACTTTCACCGTGAAAGAAAAAAATGTTCTTTTTATAAGTGGATTGTTCTGGTTAAAAGTTTTAAAGAATGGGGTTAACAATTTACCCCCTATAATCACGGTATTTCTTCCAGAAGAAATATCGGCTCATAGGGCAAAAGAAGAAAGAATTAATGATTTACTTCATAATAGAAAAGTTTTATTTCCGCCTTATGATGAAAATTTTGATTTTAACCAAATAGAGTTTGAAAGAGAAATTGTACAGATTGATAAGGGAAATGATATAGCCCTTCCCGGAGCGGGATGGCTTTCTGTAAAAAGAGGCCCTTTAATAGTAGAAATTTCAAAACCTAAAGAGTTTAGATATGTGGTAAGAAAATCAATGAAATAA
- the lpdA gene encoding dihydrolipoyl dehydrogenase yields the protein MYDVVVIGSGPGGYVAAIRLSQLGKKVAVIEKENLGGTCTNKGCIPTKAMLTSSHLYEEILKKSNKLGIKVGEVTYEINEIMKHMKKVVLQSKKGIEFLFKKNHIDLIQGTAEISDKNHIKVGDKTIETQNIILAHGSEPVIFSPFDKIEGIWTSDDVFAMDHMPESILIVGGGVIGVEFATFFSSLGKKVYVVELLEHILPNDDKDVAEEAKKSLVKKGVEVFEKHKVVDIQKDEDSYVSKIDFNGEIKEIKSSKILLAVGRRPVITQDVKNLGVEIEKGVKTDSKMRTNVENVYAIGDIRAHIMLAHVAMNEGIVAAHNIAGESKEMDYSAVPNIIFSNPEIATVGLKEEEVDSEKVIISKFPVSANGRARTMEERDGFVKIIADKETKRVLGVAIVSPNATDMIMEGVLAVKYGMSVEQLTDSIHPHPTLTESILGAEESVEGLAIHI from the coding sequence ATGTACGATGTTGTTGTTATTGGATCAGGTCCAGGCGGTTATGTTGCGGCAATAAGGTTATCGCAATTAGGGAAAAAGGTTGCTGTTATTGAGAAAGAAAATCTTGGTGGAACTTGTACCAACAAAGGTTGTATTCCAACAAAAGCAATGTTAACCTCTTCACACCTTTACGAAGAGATTTTAAAAAAATCAAACAAATTAGGCATAAAGGTGGGTGAGGTGACATATGAAATAAACGAAATAATGAAACATATGAAAAAAGTTGTTCTACAATCCAAAAAAGGTATAGAATTTCTATTTAAGAAAAATCATATCGATTTAATACAAGGTACCGCTGAAATAAGCGATAAAAATCATATTAAAGTTGGTGATAAAACCATAGAAACGCAAAACATTATTTTAGCCCACGGTTCTGAACCAGTCATTTTTTCACCTTTTGATAAAATTGAAGGAATTTGGACAAGTGATGATGTATTTGCGATGGATCATATGCCAGAATCGATTTTGATAGTTGGTGGAGGGGTAATCGGTGTAGAATTTGCTACATTTTTTTCAAGTTTAGGTAAAAAAGTTTATGTAGTTGAACTACTTGAACATATACTCCCCAATGATGATAAAGATGTTGCAGAAGAGGCAAAAAAATCTTTGGTTAAAAAAGGCGTGGAAGTCTTTGAAAAACATAAGGTTGTAGATATTCAAAAGGATGAAGATTCATACGTATCAAAAATTGATTTCAACGGTGAAATAAAAGAGATAAAGAGCTCAAAGATTTTACTAGCTGTGGGAAGAAGACCGGTTATAACTCAAGATGTTAAAAATTTAGGTGTAGAGATAGAAAAAGGTGTTAAAACAGATTCCAAAATGAGAACAAACGTTGAAAATGTATATGCAATAGGAGATATAAGGGCCCATATTATGTTGGCTCATGTGGCTATGAACGAAGGTATAGTAGCCGCACATAATATTGCAGGAGAATCTAAAGAAATGGATTACAGTGCTGTGCCAAACATCATTTTCTCTAACCCAGAAATAGCAACTGTTGGGTTAAAAGAAGAAGAAGTTGACTCTGAAAAAGTTATCATTTCAAAATTTCCTGTATCTGCTAACGGAAGAGCGAGAACTATGGAAGAGAGAGATGGTTTTGTAAAGATAATCGCGGATAAAGAGACTAAAAGAGTATTAGGTGTAGCTATTGTCTCTCCAAACGCTACGGATATGATTATGGAAGGAGTTTTGGCTGTTAAGTATGGGATGAGTGTAGAGCAACTTACGGATAGTATACATCCTCATCCAACCTTAACGGAAAGTATCCTTGGTGCAGAAGAAAGCGTGGAAGGATTAGCTATACATATTTAG
- a CDS encoding DUF402 domain-containing protein, whose amino-acid sequence MVVIKYYNFDLKNKIETIKTHAVDEKIQVDEIKVFENNLYGIKRKWKILSSHNSVDFIKRILYPSDNVMLTYYHDEKGEMSKYLVYIDFGKYNVSSGNIEFQDQELDLLVYNNLKYKILDMDELLNAFDCEKITFSDMQKILITLEQFINNFNYLGIIDSLQLRFGTNAINWLLKNKTSIV is encoded by the coding sequence GTGGTAGTTATAAAATACTACAATTTCGATTTAAAAAACAAAATCGAAACAATAAAAACTCATGCCGTTGATGAAAAAATTCAAGTAGATGAAATAAAGGTATTTGAAAATAATCTGTACGGAATAAAAAGAAAATGGAAGATTTTATCTTCTCATAACTCCGTTGATTTCATAAAACGCATACTATACCCCAGTGACAACGTTATGCTAACCTATTATCATGATGAGAAAGGTGAAATGTCTAAATATCTCGTTTATATAGATTTTGGTAAATACAATGTCAGCAGCGGAAATATTGAATTTCAAGATCAAGAATTAGATCTTCTAGTTTATAACAACTTAAAATACAAAATACTCGATATGGACGAATTATTAAATGCTTTTGATTGCGAAAAAATCACTTTTTCTGATATGCAAAAGATTTTAATAACTCTTGAGCAGTTTATTAATAATTTTAATTATTTGGGTATAATTGACTCTCTTCAACTCAGATTTGGTACAAACGCTATTAATTGGCTTTTGAAAAACAAAACTAGCATAGTATAA
- a CDS encoding PhoH family protein, protein MRYSISIPDNVEPIEIFGAYDSRTKYIKKEMNVDIHYKNRKIFIEGKDDDSVNKTSKIFTELLEILDEGHLIDWDEFQYVVSRYKTNGNVSKTEEKKKSMKDVINTRIVGTQIFAKTEGQANYIDYLKNNDIVFSIGPAGTGKTYLAVAMAVDYLRSGKVQRIILTRPAVEAGEKLGFLPGSFYEKIDPYLRPLYDALLDFMDTDKLISYREKGIIEILPLAYMRGRTLNNSYIILDEAQNTTYQQMKMFLTRIGFNTKAVITGDVTQIDLEKKKDSGLLSVRKVLNGNISGIKFIELSNNDVVRNPLVKEIIKAYEDYENSV, encoded by the coding sequence CTGAGATATTCTATCTCTATACCCGACAATGTGGAACCGATTGAAATTTTTGGGGCTTATGATAGCCGGACAAAATACATAAAAAAAGAGATGAACGTAGATATACATTACAAAAACAGAAAAATTTTCATCGAAGGAAAAGACGATGACTCGGTCAATAAAACATCAAAGATATTCACAGAACTTTTAGAAATTTTAGATGAAGGACATTTAATCGATTGGGATGAATTCCAATACGTGGTTTCTAGGTATAAAACCAACGGGAATGTTTCTAAGACTGAAGAAAAGAAAAAATCGATGAAAGATGTGATCAATACCCGCATTGTGGGTACTCAGATATTTGCAAAAACTGAAGGCCAAGCAAATTACATTGACTACTTAAAAAATAATGATATTGTTTTTAGTATAGGACCAGCCGGAACTGGCAAAACATATCTTGCAGTTGCTATGGCGGTAGATTATTTAAGATCTGGTAAAGTTCAAAGGATAATACTAACTAGACCTGCAGTTGAAGCAGGAGAAAAACTAGGTTTTTTACCTGGTAGCTTTTATGAAAAGATTGACCCTTATTTAAGGCCCTTGTATGATGCATTGCTTGATTTTATGGATACTGACAAACTGATTTCATACAGAGAAAAAGGTATCATAGAAATACTACCGTTAGCTTACATGAGAGGTAGAACATTAAACAATTCTTATATTATTTTAGATGAAGCTCAAAATACAACTTATCAACAAATGAAAATGTTTTTAACAAGGATAGGATTCAACACTAAAGCGGTCATTACTGGAGATGTAACCCAAATAGATTTAGAAAAAAAGAAAGATTCAGGGTTACTATCGGTTAGAAAGGTTTTGAATGGAAACATTTCTGGGATAAAATTCATTGAACTTTCAAATAACGATGTGGTAAGAAATCCTTTAGTAAAAGAGATTATAAAAGCCTACGAAGATTATGAAAACTCTGTATAA
- a CDS encoding carboxymuconolactone decarboxylase family protein yields MKDTLQQAMDWMKEFSKTNPEQMKSFQKMMNAIEKEEGAALDKKTKAIIAVALSIANGCEWCIAYNVKSALEASATEEEILEAAWVAVLMGGSPALMHAGLVLEALKDLK; encoded by the coding sequence ATGAAAGATACTTTACAACAAGCGATGGACTGGATGAAGGAGTTTTCTAAGACGAATCCAGAACAAATGAAGAGCTTCCAAAAAATGATGAATGCAATCGAAAAAGAAGAAGGTGCTGCTCTTGATAAAAAAACAAAAGCGATAATAGCTGTTGCGCTTTCTATAGCAAATGGCTGTGAATGGTGTATTGCTTATAATGTGAAATCTGCGTTAGAGGCAAGTGCCACGGAAGAAGAAATATTGGAAGCCGCATGGGTTGCAGTTCTGATGGGAGGAAGCCCAGCTTTAATGCATGCGGGTTTAGTTTTGGAAGCACTAAAGGACCTAAAATAA
- a CDS encoding DUF1015 domain-containing protein, with translation MATVKPFKALRPHKGIEQCFSCPPYDVLEEDEVKEIISRNPNSFLRVTRSEVEAEEDSKEAIYKKANENLKSFIKKGVLITDPDPSFYIYRETCKGVSQTGFFAVVSVDEYDKGIIKKHELTRRDKEDDRTNHILNLNAQTGPVFLTHKAQEDLKTIIDKLIKNKEILYSFCDENNVKHELWKIQEEAEKERIEKAFSSIEYLYIVDGHHRAAAASRAQKIMKEKDTNYSLDKPYNYFMAVIFPHNELRVLPYNRIVKDLNGLKEEEFLKKIGSYFEVEEAPFSPYSPDSPHFFGMYLQKKWYKLTFKGKESEDPVENLDVQILQKYLLDPILSIKDPRSDPRIYFLGGIRGVKEIEKWVDTKDWKVGFSMYPTQIDQLLKVADMNKIMPPKSTWFEPKLRSGLFIHKLS, from the coding sequence TTGGCTACAGTAAAACCTTTTAAAGCTTTAAGACCACATAAAGGGATAGAACAGTGTTTCTCTTGCCCACCCTACGACGTGCTTGAGGAGGATGAAGTTAAGGAAATAATCTCTAGAAATCCCAATTCTTTCTTGAGAGTAACAAGGTCCGAAGTAGAGGCTGAAGAAGATTCTAAAGAGGCTATTTACAAAAAAGCCAACGAAAATCTCAAATCTTTTATCAAAAAAGGAGTATTAATCACTGATCCCGATCCATCTTTTTATATTTATCGTGAAACCTGCAAAGGGGTTTCTCAAACAGGTTTTTTTGCAGTTGTGAGTGTGGATGAGTACGATAAAGGGATTATAAAAAAACATGAATTAACAAGAAGAGACAAAGAAGACGATAGGACAAATCACATATTAAATCTAAATGCACAAACTGGACCTGTATTCTTAACCCACAAAGCCCAGGAAGATTTAAAAACAATTATTGACAAGCTCATAAAAAACAAAGAGATTCTTTATTCCTTTTGCGATGAAAACAATGTGAAACATGAACTTTGGAAAATCCAAGAGGAAGCCGAAAAGGAACGAATAGAAAAAGCTTTTAGCAGTATCGAATATCTTTACATTGTAGATGGACACCATAGAGCTGCCGCAGCTTCCAGAGCTCAAAAAATAATGAAAGAAAAAGACACGAATTACTCTTTGGATAAACCCTACAATTATTTTATGGCAGTCATTTTTCCACACAACGAACTCAGGGTACTCCCATACAATAGAATAGTTAAAGATCTAAACGGTTTAAAAGAAGAAGAATTTTTGAAAAAGATCGGTTCCTATTTTGAAGTAGAAGAAGCCCCATTCTCACCTTATTCTCCTGATTCCCCTCACTTCTTTGGTATGTATCTTCAAAAAAAGTGGTACAAACTCACATTTAAAGGTAAAGAAAGTGAAGATCCTGTTGAAAACCTTGATGTACAAATATTACAAAAATACCTACTGGATCCCATACTTTCTATAAAAGATCCTAGAAGCGATCCAAGAATATATTTCCTTGGTGGTATTAGAGGCGTAAAAGAAATCGAAAAGTGGGTAGACACAAAAGATTGGAAAGTTGGATTTTCTATGTATCCTACCCAAATAGACCAACTCCTAAAAGTTGCTGACATGAACAAGATAATGCCGCCTAAATCCACTTGGTTTGAACCAAAATTGAGGAGTGGTTTATTTATTCACAAATTAAGTTAA
- a CDS encoding HDIG domain-containing metalloprotein, translated as MKNKSTENNKRTSKSLFQKANLVFSKNKGFIIRMILFIFLALFTEWLIFNRISLNFQLSFNLVFLVFWIFIAEFFLSRNKMFQLHPKNYWAAFLTPLFFNIILNLFVYKYVNIFAISIILSTLIITLLIDYSTGLISGLIFSAFFGILFGFDLKFTIFLFLPAAVVALSSRKIKRRIEIILPFFWASLTQIIVAYVINLYYTPLDYLIIIESNFLSMLVTMGILPFFEYLTRVYSEIGLLELGNLSNPLLKNLSLKAPGTYYHSMIISNLAESSSEIINGNTVLARVGSYFHDIGKVWRPQFFTENQKNKNPHSDISAKLSSLILNNHVSYGIELAKKHRLPILIEDMIAQHHGTRVKQFFYSEYYNQTGIKDTNMFRYPGPIPKFKEAAILMICDVTEAMVRSMQDLNAVDLNEKLDNLINSLFFEGQLDDCGLTLKEIKKIKGRIVRTIMEMNHKRISYPKVEAKELRD; from the coding sequence ATGAAGAACAAAAGTACAGAAAATAATAAGAGAACCAGTAAAAGTCTTTTTCAAAAAGCAAATCTAGTTTTTTCTAAAAATAAGGGTTTTATAATTAGGATGATTCTTTTTATATTTTTAGCCTTATTCACTGAATGGCTCATTTTCAACAGAATTTCATTGAATTTTCAATTAAGTTTTAACCTAGTTTTTCTTGTATTTTGGATATTTATCGCAGAATTTTTTTTATCTAGGAACAAAATGTTTCAACTTCATCCTAAAAATTACTGGGCGGCTTTTTTAACGCCGCTCTTTTTCAATATAATACTGAATCTTTTCGTTTATAAATATGTGAATATATTTGCAATATCTATAATATTGAGTACTTTGATAATAACCTTACTAATAGATTACTCTACTGGCTTAATTTCAGGCCTCATATTTTCTGCTTTCTTTGGTATTTTATTCGGATTTGATTTGAAATTTACGATTTTCTTATTTTTACCGGCAGCGGTTGTCGCACTTTCCTCCAGAAAAATCAAAAGAAGAATAGAGATAATACTTCCATTTTTTTGGGCTAGTTTAACACAAATTATCGTTGCTTATGTAATTAACTTATACTATACTCCTTTAGACTATCTAATAATAATTGAAAGTAATTTTTTAAGCATGTTGGTAACCATGGGTATTTTACCATTCTTTGAATACTTAACTAGAGTATATTCAGAAATTGGTTTATTGGAACTGGGTAATTTAAGTAATCCTTTGCTAAAAAATCTTTCTTTGAAAGCACCTGGGACATACTATCACAGCATGATCATATCTAACTTAGCCGAAAGTTCCTCCGAAATTATCAACGGAAATACGGTGTTAGCTAGGGTAGGCTCTTATTTCCACGATATAGGGAAGGTGTGGAGACCTCAGTTTTTCACAGAAAATCAAAAGAATAAAAACCCTCATTCAGATATAAGTGCCAAATTAAGTTCTTTGATATTAAACAACCATGTTAGCTATGGGATCGAATTGGCAAAAAAACACCGTTTGCCCATACTAATAGAAGATATGATAGCTCAGCATCATGGTACAAGGGTTAAGCAATTCTTTTACAGCGAATATTATAATCAAACAGGAATAAAAGATACAAACATGTTCAGATACCCTGGACCCATTCCTAAATTTAAGGAAGCTGCCATACTGATGATATGTGATGTAACCGAAGCCATGGTAAGAAGTATGCAAGATTTAAACGCTGTAGATCTTAATGAAAAGCTTGATAATTTGATCAATTCTCTTTTTTTTGAAGGACAATTAGATGATTGTGGATTAACACTTAAAGAAATTAAAAAAATAAAAGGCCGTATTGTTAGGACAATAATGGAAATGAACCATAAAAGGATATCCTACCCCAAAGTAGAGGCAAAAGAACTTAGAGATTAG
- the ybeY gene encoding rRNA maturation RNase YbeY: MKINVINQQDLREIDTKKIKDIAKELLLNEVGEGNFELNILITDDKSISEYNKYRGKSTPTDVLSFSYGLNEPVLGDIVISVESIEKQAPDFGNSFEEEFYYILIHGLLHIVGYDHESSEEDAKKMFEVQEQYFHQLIKNRRR, encoded by the coding sequence TTGAAAATAAACGTTATAAACCAACAAGATTTAAGGGAGATAGACACTAAAAAAATCAAAGATATCGCCAAAGAACTTCTCCTAAACGAGGTTGGTGAAGGAAATTTTGAACTAAACATATTAATCACCGATGATAAAAGTATAAGCGAATACAATAAATATAGAGGCAAAAGTACACCGACAGATGTTTTATCCTTTTCATATGGTTTAAATGAACCTGTCCTTGGAGATATTGTTATATCTGTTGAAAGTATAGAAAAACAAGCACCTGATTTTGGTAATTCCTTTGAAGAAGAATTCTATTATATACTTATTCATGGCTTATTACATATAGTTGGCTACGATCATGAAAGCTCTGAAGAAGATGCAAAAAAGATGTTCGAAGTTCAAGAACAATATTTTCATCAATTAATTAAAAACAGGAGGAGATAG